The following proteins come from a genomic window of Synechococcus sp. BIOS-E4-1:
- the urtA gene encoding urea ABC transporter substrate-binding protein, translating to MSNSLSKRLFSGLAAVSLGLGVTACAGGGQATNATCDDEGNCTVTVGILHSLTGTMAISEKTLVDTEKMAIAEINAAGGVEVDGKKYIIETIVEDGASTWPTFAEKSKKLIDQDKVPVVFGGWTSASRKEMLPVYESKNAFLYYPIQYEGQECSSNIFYTGATPNQQSEPATKFMYEKSPAAGKDFFLVGSDYVFPRTSNTITKAQVEQLGGKVVGEDYLPLGNTEVAPIIAKIKKALPDGGVIINTLNGDQNVAFFKQIQDAGITPANGYYVMSYSIAEEEISTIGPEFLEGHYGAWNYMMSIDTPASKKFAADFKAKYGADRMVADPQESAYNMVYLWKAAVEKANSFDDDKVRKALIGIEFDAPQGPVKVMPNHHLSQTVRIGQITKDGQFAILEETNGPVSPQAWNQIHPDSSGYACDHTDSSKGGKYKL from the coding sequence TGTGCAGGTGGCGGTCAGGCCACCAACGCCACCTGTGATGACGAAGGAAATTGCACTGTCACTGTTGGCATCCTTCATTCTCTGACAGGCACCATGGCCATCTCGGAGAAGACCCTCGTTGATACCGAGAAGATGGCCATCGCAGAAATCAACGCTGCCGGGGGCGTTGAGGTTGATGGCAAGAAATACATCATTGAAACCATCGTTGAAGATGGTGCATCCACATGGCCGACCTTCGCTGAGAAATCGAAGAAGCTGATCGACCAAGACAAGGTGCCAGTTGTTTTTGGTGGCTGGACTTCAGCCAGCCGGAAGGAAATGCTGCCGGTCTATGAGTCGAAGAATGCCTTCCTGTATTACCCGATTCAGTACGAAGGCCAGGAATGTTCGAGCAACATCTTCTACACCGGCGCAACCCCGAATCAACAATCGGAACCGGCCACCAAATTCATGTATGAGAAGTCACCTGCTGCTGGTAAGGACTTCTTCCTGGTTGGATCGGACTATGTGTTCCCTCGCACGTCCAATACGATCACCAAGGCGCAGGTTGAGCAGCTCGGTGGCAAGGTTGTCGGCGAGGATTATCTGCCTCTAGGGAATACAGAGGTAGCTCCAATTATCGCCAAGATCAAAAAAGCCCTCCCGGATGGTGGCGTCATCATCAACACCCTCAACGGCGACCAGAACGTCGCTTTCTTCAAGCAGATACAAGATGCTGGGATCACACCGGCCAATGGTTATTACGTGATGAGTTATTCCATCGCTGAAGAAGAAATCAGCACGATTGGACCTGAATTTCTTGAGGGTCACTACGGCGCATGGAACTACATGATGTCGATCGATACACCTGCTTCCAAGAAGTTTGCTGCAGACTTCAAGGCCAAGTACGGCGCCGATCGCATGGTTGCTGACCCGCAAGAGTCGGCATACAACATGGTGTATCTCTGGAAAGCTGCTGTCGAAAAAGCCAATAGCTTTGACGACGACAAAGTGCGTAAAGCGCTGATTGGTATCGAGTTTGATGCACCTCAGGGTCCTGTGAAAGTGATGCCAAACCATCACCTCTCTCAGACGGTTCGGATCGGTCAGATCACCAAAGACGGTCAGTTCGCGATCCTTGAAGAGACCAATGGTCCTGTGTCACCGCAGGCTTGGAACCAGATCCACCCTGATTCCAGTGGCTATGCCTGTGACCACACCGATTCCTCTAAAGGCGGTAAGTACAAGCTCTGA
- a CDS encoding branched-chain amino acid ABC transporter permease, with protein MQLLFESLFNGVAIGSVLLMAALGLAIVFGLMGVINLAHGELIMLGAYTTYVVQLIFKLPAMQPFYNVYVLIAIPLAFVVSGVVGILLERTVIRRLYGSPLETLLATWGVSLILQQFVRSVPMAYAAGLVLALVSGFGLPLVLPAQWLIAKRARLIRFGSWALSACFGVCLAGVLASQINRIARADARNVDVTAPQWMRGGLEWMDLTFPVPRLVIIVMTVLAVVGVSLFLNRSVWGMRIRAVTQNRSMSDCLGIPTDTVDVLTFGIGSGLAGVAGVAVSLLGSVGPNVGTSYIVGCFMVVVLGGVGNLLGTVLASFSIGLLTDLIGAGRLLTLWPEMPAPLEQLVSFFATTSMAQVMIFALIVVFLQFRPAGLFPQKGRMVEV; from the coding sequence GTGCAACTGCTTTTTGAAAGCCTGTTCAATGGTGTCGCCATCGGTTCGGTCCTGCTGATGGCTGCACTTGGATTGGCGATTGTGTTTGGCCTGATGGGCGTGATCAACCTCGCCCATGGTGAGTTGATCATGCTCGGGGCCTACACGACCTATGTGGTGCAGCTCATCTTCAAGCTGCCTGCAATGCAGCCCTTCTACAACGTCTATGTGTTGATTGCGATTCCCCTGGCCTTTGTCGTCAGCGGTGTCGTCGGCATCCTTTTAGAGCGAACCGTCATTCGTCGTCTTTACGGCAGCCCTCTGGAAACACTGCTGGCTACCTGGGGAGTCAGTCTGATTTTGCAGCAGTTTGTGCGCAGTGTGCCGATGGCTTATGCCGCAGGATTGGTCCTCGCTCTGGTGAGCGGATTTGGTTTGCCGTTGGTGCTTCCCGCTCAGTGGTTGATCGCGAAGCGTGCGCGTTTGATTCGTTTTGGCTCCTGGGCTCTGTCGGCCTGTTTTGGGGTTTGTCTTGCAGGGGTTCTGGCTTCGCAGATCAACCGCATAGCTCGAGCGGATGCACGCAATGTGGATGTCACGGCTCCGCAGTGGATGCGTGGCGGACTTGAGTGGATGGACCTGACCTTTCCTGTCCCTCGCTTGGTGATCATCGTGATGACCGTTCTCGCGGTGGTTGGTGTCAGCTTGTTTTTGAATCGCAGTGTCTGGGGAATGCGCATCCGTGCCGTCACCCAGAACCGCTCGATGAGTGATTGCCTCGGAATCCCCACCGACACCGTTGACGTGCTCACCTTCGGCATCGGATCCGGTCTCGCTGGAGTGGCTGGAGTGGCCGTGTCTCTGCTGGGGTCGGTTGGCCCCAACGTCGGGACGTCTTACATCGTTGGTTGTTTCATGGTTGTTGTGCTGGGTGGGGTCGGAAACCTGCTTGGCACTGTTCTTGCTTCCTTTTCAATCGGTTTGTTGACGGATCTGATCGGTGCTGGTCGCTTGCTCACGCTCTGGCCCGAGATGCCGGCACCGCTGGAGCAGTTGGTGAGCTTTTTCGCCACAACGAGCATGGCTCAGGTGATGATTTTCGCTCTGATCGTTGTGTTCCTCCAGTTCCGTCCTGCCGGTCTTTTCCCGCAGAAGGGACGCATGGTGGAGGTCTGA